One genomic region from Lathamus discolor isolate bLatDis1 chromosome 9, bLatDis1.hap1, whole genome shotgun sequence encodes:
- the IL13RA1 gene encoding interleukin-13 receptor subunit alpha-1 codes for MDRAAAPVRGRLLLAVYWVLAGGTAEGANVLPPPSNLEYSFIQICTLNWTWNPPENVSSGCDLEYSSDIVIDEVPQDNRKWSKNRFRVTDTFLNEEMRFKVRSECKNANTSEPSRWVEASLLPEGIPGTAAVDLSCVWHNLEYMVCTWRPGRNASDATNYMLFYWFDGLKKHKKCSNSSVHQGVFGCVFNLSFPKVTNTYPAVRILIKDESEDIRPLCASKNPTTLVKPATPRRVTLSKVNDEIYMEWSGSEPFPENCLFYEVEYHNGDMDNVQLIKVESNYTSIPSVDPNSKYIFKVRAKPKPECYSSNLYSDWSEEESIGEKMDSAFSFALIGTIPVIVAVSTIILLVYLKRLKILILPPIPDPREILKRMFGEQNEDSRSCAKDDPVNAYDRLIKEEEIHSLVLTEPPERTNSETEN; via the exons ATGGATCGCGCCGCAGCCCCGGTGCGCGGACGGCTGCTGCTCGCCGTCTACTGGGTGCTCGCCGGGGGCACGGCGGAAG GAGCGAATGTTCTCCCACCTCCATCCAACCTGGAATACTCATTTATCCAAATCTGCACCCTGAACTGGACCTGGAACCCCCCAGAGAACGTCAGCAGCGGCTGTGACCTGGAGTATTCCAGCGACATCGTGATTGATGAGGTCCCTCAGGACAACAGA AAATGGAGTAAGAACCGCTTCCGCGTGACGGATACGTTCTTGAATGAGGAAATGCGTTTCAAAGTGAGAAGTGAATGCAAGAACGCCAACACCAGCGAGCCCAGCCGGTGGGTGGAGGCCTCTCTGCTGCCAGAAG GTATTCCAGGTACTGCTGCTGTCGACTTGAGCTGTGTTTGGCACAATTTGGAGTACATGGTTTGTACGTGGCGTCCTGGGAGAAACGCAAGCGATGCGACCAATTATATGTTGTTCTACTG GTTTGATGGTCTGAAGAAGCATAAGAAGTGCAGCAACTCTTCCGTGCACCAAGGAGTCTTTGGATGCGTTTTCAATCTTAGCTTCCCGAAGGTGACCAATACTTACCCAGCTGTAAGGATCCTGATTAAAGATGAGTCTGAAGACATCAGGCCTCTGTGTGCAagtaaaaaccccaccaccctCG TCAAACCTGCTACCCCGAGACGAGTGACACTGTCCAAGGTGAATGATGAGATATACATGGAATGGAGTGGATCAGAGCCCTTTCCAGAAAACTGTTTATTTTACGAAGTTGAATATCACAatggtgacatggacaatgtGCAGTTAATCAAA GTTGAAAGTAATTATACCTCAATTCCTAGTGTTGATCCTAACAGCAAGTACATCTTCAAAGTGAGAGCAAAACCAAAGCCTGAGTGTTACAGCAGCAACCTCTATAGTGACTGGAGTGAAGAGGAGAGCATTG gcGAGAAGATGGACTCTGCATTCTCCTTTGCTTTGATAGGCACCATTCCAGTAATAGTAGCAGTCTCTACAATAATTCTACTGGTTTATCTAAAAAG gCTGAAGATACTGATTCTTCCACCAATTCCAGACCCTAGAGAAATTCTTAAGCGCATGTTTGGAGAGCAGAATGAGGATTCCCGG AGCTGTGCAAAGGATGATCCTGTGAATGCTTACGACCGGTTaataaaggaagaggaaattcATTCTTTAGTTTTAACAGAGCCTCCAGAGCGCACtaattctgaaacagaaaactga